Within Oxobacter pfennigii, the genomic segment TGGGCTTATAGCAGCCAGCGTAGGTGGATGGGTGGATAAAATTATTTCTTATTTTGTGGATATGTTTATGGGAATCCCCCATATGGTGCTTTTGATGCTGATTTCCTTTATGATGGGAAGAGGCTTAAAGGGAATAATTATCGGTGTTGCTCTCACTCATTGGCCAAATTTAACCCGTGTTATCCGCGGTGAGGTTATGCAAATCCGTGAGGCCCAGTTTGTAAAAACTGCCCGTAAATTCGGAAAAGGCAAGATGGAAGTGGCATGGAATCATATTGTACCTCATGTTTTGCCTCAATTTATTGTCGGACTTATACTTCTTTTTCCACATGCCATACTTCACGAAGCAGGCATCACATTCTTAGGATTCGGACTTTCCGTCGATTCGCCGGCTATAGGTATTATTTTGTCTGAGGCTCTAAAGCATATTGCCACAGGCATGTGGTGGCTGGTGCTTTTTCCGGGAGTGCTGCTTGTAGTTGTAGTTATGCTTTTTGACAAGCTGGGAGAACAGATAAAGCTTCTGTTAGATCCCGGCAGTGCACAGGAATAGGGGGGATAATATGACTGATAAAAAAACTGTATTGGAAGTTAAAAATCTCTCTGTATCTTTCAAAATGTACGATAAAGGCCTTGAACAAAAGGATCTTGAGGTAATAACAAATTTAAATATTTCCGTCAAGGAAGGTGAGGTTTTGGCAATCGCCGGCTCCTCCGGTTCGGGTAAAAGCTTATTAGCTCATGCTGTTCTAGGAATTTTACCAAACAATGCAAAGGTCGCAGGAGAAATGCTCTATTGCGGGAAACCTCTAACAAGTAATCTTCAAAAGAAACTGCGGGGAAAAGAGCTTGCTTTGGTTCCTCAATCCGTAGAATATCTTGATCCTTTGATGCGGGTGGGAAAGCAGGTTGCAGGTGTTGACGGCAGCATAGATAAACAAAGAGAAGTCTTTAAAAAGTATAATCTCTCTGAGGCAGTTGAAAGGTTGTTTCCATTTCAGCTCTCCGGAGGCATGGCAAGAAGGGTGCTGGTATCCACGGCAGTCATAGGCAATGCAAAACTTATTATTGCCGATGAACCTACACCGGGTTTGAGCAAAGAGATGGCTAAGATGGCTATGAGCCATTTTCGTGAGCTGGCCGATGAAGGCTGTGCTGTTTTGCTTATAACCCATGATATTGATTTGGCGCTGTCCTATGCTGACAGGATTGCGGTTTTTTATGCGGGAACAACGGTAGAAGTTGCATCCGTTGAAGACTTTGCCAAAGGCCCCGATGCTTTGAGGCACCCGTATACAAAGGCATTATGGGAAGCTATCCCTCAAAATGGCTTTAAACCAATAAAAGGGATTCAGCCCTATGCAGGTGCATTGCCTGACGGTTGTCTTTTCGGACCGCGATGCTTGATGAAGACAGAGGCTTGCGAAAAAAAGATTCCCATGAGGGAACTTAGAGGCGGGGAGGTTTGCTGCATTCATGCTACTTGAAGCTAAAAATATAAGTTTTGGTTACAGTCCGGACAATATAATTATAAATAGTGTTAATTTCGGTGTTGATAAAGGCGAGCGAGTGGCTCTGGTAGGGCCGTCAGGCTGCGGAAAAAGCACCCTCTCCCAGCTTCTTGCGGGATACCTGGAGCCTATTTCAGGACAAATCCTTTTTGAGGGAAAACCATTGCCCCAAAAGGGCTATTGCCCGGTGCAGCTTATATACCAGCATCCCGAAAAAGCAGTAAATCCCAGGTGGAAATTGGGACAGACATTAAACGAAGCCTGGACTCCTGATGATTCTTTTCTTAGTGACATGGGAATAGAAAAAGAATGGCTTAACCGCTATCCAACCGAATTATCCGGCGGGGAGCTGCAGCGCTTTTGCATCGCAAGAGCATTGGGACCCGGGACTAAATTCATCATAGCAGATGAAATGAGCACCATGCTTGATATGATAACTCAAGCGCAGATTTGGGAGCTCATGTTAAAAATTATCCAAAAAAGAAATTTGGGCCTCTTGGTCATAACCCACAGCCTTGACCTGGCACAGCGCATTTGTTCAAGAGTAGTCAACTTTGAGGAGCTTTGAAAGGCCTGACCGCCATAATATGGCGGTTTGCTCCGCAAATGGGAAATGTGCATCATCAACGGTTTCGACCTGACCCTAAAAATTTTAGGGTCAGGTCTGAAAACCCTGTGAAAGAAGGGTAAACACCTATTTCTACAATTACTGAACCGCTTTCCGTCAACCAAATAAATCGCTGTGAGTACCGGTGCGGGTGAGATATAAAAATCAACTGGCCTTCTGAAATCTCATAAATGAGAAGCCAGTCGGGAGTGATATGACACTCCCTGCGCCTGACGTTATTCCCACCGAGCGGATGGTCGCGATAGACAGCATCCAATGTTTCACCGCTGGCAAGCTTCTTGATAACCGCCGTCAGAAGGTCAATATTGTATCCACGCTTTTGGATGCGCTTTAAGTCCTTTTGAAATTTTGAGGCCGGTCTGACGGAATACATCAAGTCAAAAGCTCCTTCATCATCCCGTCAACATCCGTATAGGTTTTGCCGAGAGTTGGGTCTTTCTTCATTCGTTCCACTTCCTCAAATGCCGACATCGTCTCGGCGTTAGGAATTTCAAGAGTAATGTCAAAGGGAATGCGCTGCTGACGGACGGCCTGTCGCAGGAAAATATTAAAGGCCGTCGTCATGTTCATCCCAAGCTCGTTAAAAAGCTGTTCAGCCTGTTTTTTAAGCTCGACGTCCATTCGGATGGTTATATTCGTCGTATCGGCCATAATCATCAACTCCTTTGCTTTAGTATATTCAACACACCATAAAATATGTGCATTGTAAATACCTTGCACGAGTATATATAATATTTCCTGTCACCTTAGGGCTACGGCATACCCCTGCCTGCATCCGACAGAAAATCTCCGGCCCGAAACCTTACAAGACTCACATTATCAGCAAGCGGCAGGAATCAACTAGAAACACTGCCGGGATTTTTAATCCTAAGTCTTATCTTTAGCCCATTCTCCGCTTTCAGACTCATATATAATTCTAAAAATGGATTAATATACAATTAGACCTTCCTTTCATCCCATGATATCATAGCAAATAGATATCCCTCGCAGGATTTCGAAGAGAGAAAGACATACAAAAGGATGTGTAAAACAAGCGTTACTATATTATAAATGATTGCAGGTGGTCCTATGAAAAAGATTATATTTGCTTTACTGTTGGTTTTAACAATGGCGACCTCATTAGTTGCCGGAACCCTTGCAATGTATACGACTTCAATTGATAATCTGGCAGATGGAAGTGTTGTGGCTAAAGAATTTGTATTTGTCGGCAGCGGAACAGATTCTTTTCAGCATGGCATAAAAATTGCACCTACGGAGACCGTAAGATGGCAATTTAAAGTTAAGAACTATGAAAATCATATCATCACTGAAACGGATTTATATTACAAGCTTACTTTTAATGTGAATGCTTCAGCCGGTAAAAAAACTATACAACCCTTAGTTGTTAATGTTAAGGATTCCGGTGGAAATATACTGAACAGTGTTGCCGGCATAGGTACTTTTGACGTCATTGGCTCTTTCCCTCTTTCGGAAAGCGGTCAGGAGAGGGATTATACCATTGAAATATATTGGCCGGGAGACAAAAACACAGATATCAATTATGCAGGCAGTAATTTTGGAACAACTATTAATGTTGATGCCGTGGCATCACAGCTTCCATTTGACGGCAGCAATCCGGGTAACGAAAATCCCAATGAAGAAAGTGAAATAAGCGTCCGATATGAAACAACGGCTCCGTGGCAAAATGGTCAAAGCGGTATTAATGAATTTGAATATAAGGTGACCATTACCAATAATTCGGATGAGGCCATCGAAGATTGGGAAATTGCCTTTTCACTGCCGGCAGACAGGATTACCCGGGCATGGAGCAATGCCAGGATGGTATCCGGATTGCCGGAAGGCTCTTATAAATTCATAAACCCTGGATACAACAATGTGGCAACAGATGATATTCTGCCCGGACAGAGCGTATCCTTCAGGGGGCCGGCCATCGGCAATGGAACTGAAGCCATAAGAAATATAAGCGTTGGCGGCAGCAATATGGCTCCCAGCAGCAATGTTGATTTAACTTATGAATTTGGCAAATCTTCGCTGAATTAACGTAATTGTATTGATGAGGAGGTACGTATGATGAGAGTAAAAATTCTATTGATACTGGTTCTTATCGGTGCGGCATTTGTCTCCTCAACAGTAGGAACTCTTTCAAATTATACTTCCGAATCCAGTTTTAGCGTTGAAGTAGCCGCAGATTTAAGCAAGGATAATCAAAGAAATGAAGCCAATCAAGTGCAGGAACAGGCAATTATTGATATGAAATAATAATTAAGAATAAAAGGATTTATCTTAAAATTTATAGGAGGGCACCAATATGAAAAAAATGCTTGTAGCTATTGCCTTTGCTTTGCTGTTAACAGCTTCAATTACAGCTGGAACTCTTGCAATGTATACCACTTCCATCGATAACCTTGCGGAAGGCAGCGTGGTCGCTAAGGAATTCGTCCTTATGGAAGGCGGGACAGACACATTTATAAAAAATGTGAATATGGCCCCCGGTGAAACAACAGAATGGAAGTTCAGTGTAAAGAATTATAACGGATCTGTAGTAAGTGAAACAGCTATGGATATGAACTTTAATGTTGATATTATCGCTGCTGACGGTAAAGAAGTTATAGCACCTCTTGTGTTTACCGTTAAAAACTCAGATGGTACTATAGTAGGTAGCACTACAGCAGACGGGCTGATAACATTTGCCGATGAATTTAGTTTGAATGCCAATGGACAGGAAAAGGTATATACTGTGTCTGTTAATTGGCCAAGCAATGATGCAGTTGATATAAACTACGCCGGAGCAGATTACGGGACAGCTGTCCAAGTATCTGTAACGGGTACACAGAAGTAAAAATTGAATGATAAAAAAGCTGGCTGGTTCCATTTGAACCGGTCAGCTTTTTTATATTAATTGGGGCATACTATAATCGATCTCTTATAACAACAATTAAGGAAAGGCGGAGGGATGTTGCAGACTAAGTTTACTACACAGGAACAAATCGAAGCAATGCGAAAAGAGATAATGGCGGAAAAGGAAAGACAATCCGGCAGAGGCGGCAAGCGGAGTCCGGGAAGAAATAAACTTGTTTTTAAAATATTCGGCTGGATTGCATTCCTCTCCGTGGTTCTGTCACTTACGACAGCTATTGTATATGTCAATATTGCTAAGACCAGGGGAGAAATTCCCGGGATTTTAGGTTTTCATCTTTTTGTCGTGGAATCAGGCAGCATGGAGCCGACTTTTAATATCGGTTCGGTAATTTTGTGCCGTAAGGCAAAAAACCCTGATAACCTTAAAACAAATGATGTAGTAACATTTAAAAATCTTTCAGGATATATCGTTACTCACAGAATTGTCGAGGTTGTAACTGATGAAAATAGAGGCATTGCATACCGCACAAAAGGAGATAATCCCCGGAATTCTACAGACCGGGAGCTACTTACTCCTGACAGAGTATTGGCGGTATTTATAGGGAAAATCCCTTTAACATAGGTCTGCCATGATGGAGATGCATATATGAAGCATAATCAAAAATACAATACAGGTGAAAGTCCGGTGCAGAATATCGTATCTATGGAGAATATTTCATCCGCCGAATATTTTTTCTATAAGAACGAAGAACCCAAGCGTGTTCTTGAGGATATAAATTTGCTGATTAAAAGGTCCGAAGCTTGGGGTATTAACGGAAGATCCTCTTATGAAATAAAGCTGCTGCTGGAGATAATGGCTAACATAAGGCCCTACGACTGCGGCAAATGCGTACTGATAGAGCGGGGCATGATGCGGAATAAAAGAACCATACTTAAGCATGTGTTCTACATAGGAAACTCCAACATGATTTATAATAATATGAATATGCTGGAATTTCTGATGTTCGCCATGGGTAAACAAAAGGTCAATAAAGTGGAGCTTCAGGATAGAATTTTTGAATTCATAATCGATATTGGCCTTGGTAATTTATCATTGACGCCCAACAGAATGCTGACAAAGGAAGAGAATGCTGTCGTGGAATTGATTGCTGCAGCTTATTCGGACTGTATGATGATTGTGTATAATTTTCCCGAGTATGAATTCGATGAGACACTTATTAATGCAATTGAAAAAATATCGGTACTTATAAGGGACAAAGGAAAAGCATTAATACTAGGCACCCAAAACTCTCTTTTAATTGAAAAAACATGCAGCCATACAGCTTTTATAGCAGATGGAAGATTAATATATAAAGGCACTGTTGACAATCTCAGATTCAATTATGATAAAATTTTGGTTATAATACGGGATAAAAACATATATTCCGTGGCGGATAAGCTTGCAGCAATTCTCCCTTATCATAAATTATCCGTAAAAGATGACAGCCTGTTTGTATACTGTACCGGAAAAGAAGGCTGCGATGCAGGTTATATATATAAAAAAGTAGCTGAGGCAGGCATCACACCCGATTATATGGAAATAAACCCCAAAACAGTGCAAAATGCTTACGAGGAGATTATCTTACAGTATGATTTACAGAAGCAGTTATTTTAAAAAAGAGCTCCGTCAGGCATATACGGGAAATAAAACCGGTAACAATAGGAAAATAATATTTGCTATTTTTCTGGGATTTATCTCATTCGCACTTTATTTTCTGCTTCAAACACTGCAGGAAAGCGTGCTTTCCGATGTAGTCCCGGAAATAATGCAGCCCAGTTTCTTTTCAACGCTTTATATTTACATTCATATATCCTTTTTTCTGAATGCGGTGTATTTCATTGTGTATTATGATTACCTTTTCTTCTCCGAAATAAGAAAAAACTCATGGTACCTGCTGGTGCAAATGGGATATAATCCTGTGTCTATGATTTTTTCCAAGTTTTTTGCCCTGCTTCTTTCTGTTGTATTAATATATACTATTGGCTTTATGTCCATAATATTGCTTACCGTTTTTCTAAAATACAGTTTTATACTTGCATATATGCCTTCTCTCTATATAGCCGGGCTTACGGACTTAATACTCATAAGCATATTTACTATGGCAGTCTCCCTTTATGTAAAAACTATTATTAATGCCCGGTATTTCATATTTTTTTCAGCGGTTTTCATTATAGTACTTAAAACAGTATTGGGATACTATCCCGTGCTGTCTAACCGGGTAGCAATGCAGAATATATATAATCTCTTTGATATCAGCCGCTCTGTGTTTTTACCTGTTGCCGCAGTCATGATAATTGCCTCTGTCCTGGTATGCGTCATAAGAGCCAGGAATGTAGCAAAATATTATAATATACTCGATTATGACCTCAATTTACCCGCAGATACCGAAATTGTATATAAAGACAAAAGAGCGAAAAAATGGAGACTTGCCGGCGGCGGTGAAAAGTCTTTGAAGCAAAGAAAAGCCTTTGATACCGCAGTTACTGTTTTCTTGATAGTTTTTATTTGCACCCTATTGTTTTTTAATGTGTTCATTATTTTGATCAATGCATCCACCCCCGGCAGCGAGGTTACAATACGGGGGGTAATTCCCTTTGTTTTCAAATCCGATACAATGGAGCCGGAAATCATGCTGAATGATCTTGCTTACTTCAAAAAAATCGATACTCAATATGAAGTCAGCGTAGGAGAGATAATTATTTTTAAGCAAAATAATGTAATTTACGTTGAGAGAATCATTGAAAAAAATGAAAATAATCTCAAGGTGGATATAGATAATTATCCGCCCATGTCCCAAGCCGGGGCTATGATAAAAACCGTATTAAGAGAAGCTGTAATCGGCGTGTTCGCTGGAAGAAACCGGTGGCTGGGAGCATTGATACTTTTTGCCAACACAATTTTTGGAAGATTGCTGTTTTTATTGGTGCCAACTATATTGCTGTTTTATTACAAGCAAATCATTGACTTTTATCAGAGAAGAAGCAGATAAAGATGCTTTACCGCAGGCTTTTTAGAGTAAAGTGAAATAAAAATATACCTATGACATATATATTACATGAGGGGGCTTTAAAAACTTGCATTTAAAAATAATAGAAAATTAACATGTATGTGATAGATTTGTAATAAATTTATGTTATCGTATAGATAACATCGTATAAATGGACTTGAAAAATAATTTTTAGGAGTGATAATTTGGAAGTAGCGCTAAGCATGCAGCAGTTTAAAATTCTTGCACTCCGGTATCAAAAAGCAAAAAAGAAAGCTGAAATAGATTATAAAAATTATATACAAAAAAGGACTTTGCGTATCAAAAAGAGGTGTAACAATTATTAAAATCCGATAAAGTTCATATCATACTCTCCTTTGAACCGAAAGACATTAAATATTGCTTTCTATATAATAAAATTTCTGTAAGAGGAAAAAATAAACTAAGAGGTTCTATTCAAAGGGAGTGGAGTTATGAACTTAAGAAGATTTACATGCTTGTTATTGATAGTATTTTCGTTTATATATACGGCATCATGCACTCAAAGAAAACAAAGCCCCCAGAAATCTGAGGAGAAAAGCGAAGAAGGCAGCAAGGGTTATGTGGTGTTCTTAAATTCAGAGCCTTCAAAAGGCAATATGCTTTATAATGCCGAGGTTACGGGCAAGAATAAAAAGAAAGCATATGAAGAGGATATGTACGGTGCCACTGCTAAGGGAGAGAAGATAGCTTTTTTTTCTATTGAAGGTGAAAAACAACTCCTCAATATGATTAATGCCGATGGCAGTGGGCTTAAGACTATAAATGGAAATATAACCGTTCTGAATAATTTCGTGTCCTGGTCTCCCGACGGAAAGAAAATCGCCTTTTCCTCCAGGCAAGCTCTGGATAAATCCAATGAAATTTATTATTGCCAGGCTGTGGCGGACAGCACGCCTATCAAGGTAACCGACGATTTAAGCGAAGATGAGAATCCTAAGTTCAGCAGTGACGGAAAGCTTATTATATTCATTAAGAACCAGGATGACAATTTTGATATTTATAAATATGAAATTGCAGCTATGACCGCAACAAACCTGTCAAACAACAGTGCCAATGATATTTCTCCGGTAATGACTCCGGATGGAACAAGGATTATTTTTTTAAGCGATGAAAAGGAAAAGGGCAAGTATAACCTTTATATGATGGACATCGACGGCTCAAACAGGAAAGAATTGACCGCGGGCTTGAACATCGCAAGGGAAACCGTTAAAATCTCGCCTGACAGCAGCATGATTTCCTTTATTGCAATCAATGAGAAACTGAATAAAACGGTGCACATCATAGATATGAACAAGAACACCATGATGATAGCCGATGATGTATATATGGCAGCATGGGCGGATGACAGCAAGAAATTATACTATGCCACCTTTGATTCGGAAAACAGAAAGATAGTTGAGTATGACGTTGAAAGCAGGACTATGAAAGAAATCATTAAAATGGAATATAAACCCGGCCAGGAAGGTGCCGGTATTAAGTTATTGCACTTTACAAGCAAAATTAAAGGAGAATAAAGTCAGGGACAGCCAATGAGCTGCCCTTATTTTTTATCACAAATCTATATTGAATTGCTTAAATTATTATAGGTATTTTTAAGCCTTTGCCACAGCAATTCCGGTATATCCAGGGTTTCGATTTCGGTACCGGAAGCAATGAGCCTGTTTTTGCACCCCATGAATACTCCGCCTAAAAAAACGGCGCTGTAATGCCATTTTCCCGTTATGGTTGCTATAATGGGAAGGGAGCCTGAGGACAATGCAGGGGCTGCATAAGGTTTAAATCCCGTTTCACGGATTTTCATATTTGCGTTGATTGTTTTTTTGGTGAGCATTATTGAAAGCTCATGATTATATTTTTTAATGCTGTCAGAAACAACAAGACCTTCACCATGAGGGCCGAAAACCCTGCCTTCCTTTTCATAATGAAGGGTTTCCTGCTGCTCCCTTGAATAATATGCTGCCCGGGCATGCATTACACCTAAGCCGAAGCCTCTTATCTGTTCCGGAGCTAAACCTTTAAAGTCTGCCATTCCTTTATCAGTACAGTTGCTTTCTTTAAAAACTGCATTGCACAAAAGGTCCACCGGGTCTGACACAACAGCAAAGGTTCCTTTGAATTTATTATTTCTTGCCATTTTTGCATAGGTTTTTATTATTTTTGAGTTGCTTTCATATTGATACATTCTGACATCTTTAATTTCACTGTCAGCAGGAGGAACACCCTTTGAAACACAATATACAAACATATCGCAATCAAATAATTCTTCATCCTTTAACGGCAATATTTCAGGAGATGGCTTATAAGATGGCAGTGCTATCTGCCCAATCTCCATACACCAGCGCCTTATTTTATGTTCATTGATGTCATATAAGCCTAGGGCAGATATGTTTTTTCCGCCAAGGAGCTTTAATCCCGTCGCTAAAATGCCGCCTACATCTCCTAAGCCGGCCACATTTATTCTCCATTTTTTAGGATGGGTGAAATCAAGAACATCTTCCCAGTCAGGGTACAAGGTGTTTAAGGACGTAACCATTCTTTTATTTATTTTTTCTTCCAGCCAATGCGGAAGGGAATTTTTATAGCTATAACTTTTTTTAAGAAGTTCCAAACCTTCCTTCTGCAAAAATACATGGGATGGAGACGTAATGCAAAAGCTTCTTCTTGATTTTAAGGGTTCCATTTCATTCAATACATAAAGGATGCCGTTATACTGAGAAGCCTCTGCTTCCGTTATGCTATTAAAATTTTTCCTCTCGGTTAAGGAAGCTAAAATACAGT encodes:
- a CDS encoding peptidase S24; the encoded protein is MIYRSSYFKKELRQAYTGNKTGNNRKIIFAIFLGFISFALYFLLQTLQESVLSDVVPEIMQPSFFSTLYIYIHISFFLNAVYFIVYYDYLFFSEIRKNSWYLLVQMGYNPVSMIFSKFFALLLSVVLIYTIGFMSIILLTVFLKYSFILAYMPSLYIAGLTDLILISIFTMAVSLYVKTIINARYFIFFSAVFIIVLKTVLGYYPVLSNRVAMQNIYNLFDISRSVFLPVAAVMIIASVLVCVIRARNVAKYYNILDYDLNLPADTEIVYKDKRAKKWRLAGGGEKSLKQRKAFDTAVTVFLIVFICTLLFFNVFIILINASTPGSEVTIRGVIPFVFKSDTMEPEIMLNDLAYFKKIDTQYEVSVGEIIIFKQNNVIYVERIIEKNENNLKVDIDNYPPMSQAGAMIKTVLREAVIGVFAGRNRWLGALILFANTIFGRLLFLLVPTILLFYYKQIIDFYQRRSR
- a CDS encoding ABC transporter ATP-binding protein is translated as MLLEAKNISFGYSPDNIIINSVNFGVDKGERVALVGPSGCGKSTLSQLLAGYLEPISGQILFEGKPLPQKGYCPVQLIYQHPEKAVNPRWKLGQTLNEAWTPDDSFLSDMGIEKEWLNRYPTELSGGELQRFCIARALGPGTKFIIADEMSTMLDMITQAQIWELMLKIIQKRNLGLLVITHSLDLAQRICSRVVNFEEL
- a CDS encoding type II toxin-antitoxin system RelB/DinJ family antitoxin gives rise to the protein MADTTNITIRMDVELKKQAEQLFNELGMNMTTAFNIFLRQAVRQQRIPFDITLEIPNAETMSAFEEVERMKKDPTLGKTYTDVDGMMKELLT
- a CDS encoding cellulose binding domain-containing protein — protein: MKKIIFALLLVLTMATSLVAGTLAMYTTSIDNLADGSVVAKEFVFVGSGTDSFQHGIKIAPTETVRWQFKVKNYENHIITETDLYYKLTFNVNASAGKKTIQPLVVNVKDSGGNILNSVAGIGTFDVIGSFPLSESGQERDYTIEIYWPGDKNTDINYAGSNFGTTINVDAVASQLPFDGSNPGNENPNEESEISVRYETTAPWQNGQSGINEFEYKVTITNNSDEAIEDWEIAFSLPADRITRAWSNARMVSGLPEGSYKFINPGYNNVATDDILPGQSVSFRGPAIGNGTEAIRNISVGGSNMAPSSNVDLTYEFGKSSLN
- a CDS encoding signal peptidase I; this translates as MLQTKFTTQEQIEAMRKEIMAEKERQSGRGGKRSPGRNKLVFKIFGWIAFLSVVLSLTTAIVYVNIAKTRGEIPGILGFHLFVVESGSMEPTFNIGSVILCRKAKNPDNLKTNDVVTFKNLSGYIVTHRIVEVVTDENRGIAYRTKGDNPRNSTDRELLTPDRVLAVFIGKIPLT
- a CDS encoding lactate/malate family dehydrogenase; this translates as MYFYKHKDCILASLTERKNFNSITEAEASQYNGILYVLNEMEPLKSRRSFCITSPSHVFLQKEGLELLKKSYSYKNSLPHWLEEKINKRMVTSLNTLYPDWEDVLDFTHPKKWRINVAGLGDVGGILATGLKLLGGKNISALGLYDINEHKIRRWCMEIGQIALPSYKPSPEILPLKDEELFDCDMFVYCVSKGVPPADSEIKDVRMYQYESNSKIIKTYAKMARNNKFKGTFAVVSDPVDLLCNAVFKESNCTDKGMADFKGLAPEQIRGFGLGVMHARAAYYSREQQETLHYEKEGRVFGPHGEGLVVSDSIKKYNHELSIMLTKKTINANMKIRETGFKPYAAPALSSGSLPIIATITGKWHYSAVFLGGVFMGCKNRLIASGTEIETLDIPELLWQRLKNTYNNLSNSI
- a CDS encoding ABC transporter ATP-binding protein, with protein sequence MTDKKTVLEVKNLSVSFKMYDKGLEQKDLEVITNLNISVKEGEVLAIAGSSGSGKSLLAHAVLGILPNNAKVAGEMLYCGKPLTSNLQKKLRGKELALVPQSVEYLDPLMRVGKQVAGVDGSIDKQREVFKKYNLSEAVERLFPFQLSGGMARRVLVSTAVIGNAKLIIADEPTPGLSKEMAKMAMSHFRELADEGCAVLLITHDIDLALSYADRIAVFYAGTTVEVASVEDFAKGPDALRHPYTKALWEAIPQNGFKPIKGIQPYAGALPDGCLFGPRCLMKTEACEKKIPMRELRGGEVCCIHAT
- a CDS encoding TolB family protein, whose protein sequence is MNLRRFTCLLLIVFSFIYTASCTQRKQSPQKSEEKSEEGSKGYVVFLNSEPSKGNMLYNAEVTGKNKKKAYEEDMYGATAKGEKIAFFSIEGEKQLLNMINADGSGLKTINGNITVLNNFVSWSPDGKKIAFSSRQALDKSNEIYYCQAVADSTPIKVTDDLSEDENPKFSSDGKLIIFIKNQDDNFDIYKYEIAAMTATNLSNNSANDISPVMTPDGTRIIFLSDEKEKGKYNLYMMDIDGSNRKELTAGLNIARETVKISPDSSMISFIAINEKLNKTVHIIDMNKNTMMIADDVYMAAWADDSKKLYYATFDSENRKIVEYDVESRTMKEIIKMEYKPGQEGAGIKLLHFTSKIKGE
- a CDS encoding ABC transporter permease gives rise to the protein MSENAVIEAAKQKTKAASKVTLNRRTKTIILAGAIILLFLIIAITGITMNPELYAPDYSAKKLAPSLQHIFGTDYLGRDMFYRTIKGLSTSILIGTLAATVSAFIALLLGLIAASVGGWVDKIISYFVDMFMGIPHMVLLMLISFMMGRGLKGIIIGVALTHWPNLTRVIRGEVMQIREAQFVKTARKFGKGKMEVAWNHIVPHVLPQFIVGLILLFPHAILHEAGITFLGFGLSVDSPAIGIILSEALKHIATGMWWLVLFPGVLLVVVVMLFDKLGEQIKLLLDPGSAQE